One segment of Rosa chinensis cultivar Old Blush chromosome 6, RchiOBHm-V2, whole genome shotgun sequence DNA contains the following:
- the LOC112170021 gene encoding uncharacterized protein LOC112170021 isoform X3, giving the protein MAISLATVLRSLFAVLGSVMLITLLYTIFTDGLPFRLDLLTPWMAATLVDFYINIVPIAAWFFYKESNWISAALWIILLACFGSLTTCGYILLHLMKLSTKESEDPIYYVLLGHSNKYGVVNKHKHSPVLIARVLFSALGLLMLGTLLYTLFTDGSPFRRELFTPWMMATLIDFYINVTALSVWVAYKESSWISAVVWIVLLICFGSITTCVYIILQLWQLTSQDPIYLVLFKSGDRKQV; this is encoded by the exons ATGGCGATTTCGTTGGCGACCGTTTTGAGAAGTCTGTTTGCAGTGCTGGGCTCCGTGATGCTGATCACTCTTCTTTACACCATCTTCACCGACGGCCTTCCTTTCCGCCTCGATCTCCTTACTcc GTGGATGGCTGCAACCTTGGTTGATTTCTATATCAATATTGTGCCTATAGCG GCTTGGTTTTTCTACAAGGAATCAAACTGGATTAGTGCAGCACTGTGGATAATACTGCTAGCATGTTTTGGAAG tttgacTACATGCGGCTACATCCTTCTGCACTTGATGAAGCTTTCTACGAAAGAATCAGAAGATCCGATTTACTATGTTCTGTTGGGCCATTCAAACAA GTATGGTGTGGTAAATAAGCACAAGCACTCCCCTGTTCTGATTGCCAGAGTTCTATTTAGTGCTTTGGGGCTTTTGATGCTGGGAACTCTTCTATACACTCTGTTTACAGATGGTTCTCCTTTTCGCAGAGAGCTTTTTACTCC GTGGATGATGGCAACTCTAATTGACTTTTATATCAATGTTACAGCTCTTTCA GTTTGGGTTGCTTACAAAGAATCAAGCTGGATTTCTGCAGTAGTCTGGATAGTTTTATTGATATGTTTTGGCAG CATTACCACGTGTGTCTATATCATCCTTCAGCTGTGGCAGCTGACATCCCAAGATCCAATCTACCTCGTTTTGTTTAAAAGTGGTGACAG AAAGCAGGTGTGA
- the LOC112170021 gene encoding uncharacterized protein LOC112170021 isoform X1 encodes MAISLATVLRSLFAVLGSVMLITLLYTIFTDGLPFRLDLLTPWMAATLVDFYINIVPIAAWFFYKESNWISAALWIILLACFGSLTTCGYILLHLMKLSTKESEDPIYYVLLGHSNKYGVVNKHKHSPVLIARVLFSALGLLMLGTLLYTLFTDGSPFRRELFTPWMMATLIDFYINVTALSVWVAYKESSWISAVVWIVLLICFGSITTCVYIILQLWQLTSQDPIYLVLFKSGDRILSGQLRKLCD; translated from the exons ATGGCGATTTCGTTGGCGACCGTTTTGAGAAGTCTGTTTGCAGTGCTGGGCTCCGTGATGCTGATCACTCTTCTTTACACCATCTTCACCGACGGCCTTCCTTTCCGCCTCGATCTCCTTACTcc GTGGATGGCTGCAACCTTGGTTGATTTCTATATCAATATTGTGCCTATAGCG GCTTGGTTTTTCTACAAGGAATCAAACTGGATTAGTGCAGCACTGTGGATAATACTGCTAGCATGTTTTGGAAG tttgacTACATGCGGCTACATCCTTCTGCACTTGATGAAGCTTTCTACGAAAGAATCAGAAGATCCGATTTACTATGTTCTGTTGGGCCATTCAAACAA GTATGGTGTGGTAAATAAGCACAAGCACTCCCCTGTTCTGATTGCCAGAGTTCTATTTAGTGCTTTGGGGCTTTTGATGCTGGGAACTCTTCTATACACTCTGTTTACAGATGGTTCTCCTTTTCGCAGAGAGCTTTTTACTCC GTGGATGATGGCAACTCTAATTGACTTTTATATCAATGTTACAGCTCTTTCA GTTTGGGTTGCTTACAAAGAATCAAGCTGGATTTCTGCAGTAGTCTGGATAGTTTTATTGATATGTTTTGGCAG CATTACCACGTGTGTCTATATCATCCTTCAGCTGTGGCAGCTGACATCCCAAGATCCAATCTACCTCGTTTTGTTTAAAAGTGGTGACAG GATACTAAGTGGGCAGCTTAGGAAGCTATGTGATTGA
- the LOC112170021 gene encoding uncharacterized protein LOC112170021 isoform X2: MAISLATVLRSLFAVLGSVMLITLLYTIFTDGLPFRLDLLTPWMAATLVDFYINIVPIAAWFFYKESNWISAALWIILLACFGSLTTCGYILLHLMKLSTKESEDPIYYVLLGHSNKYGVVNKHKHSPVLIARVLFSALGLLMLGTLLYTLFTDGSPFRRELFTPWMMATLIDFYINVTALSVWVAYKESSWISAVVWIVLLICFGSITTCVYIILQLWQLTSQDPIYLVLFKSGDRAESRCEGVLI, translated from the exons ATGGCGATTTCGTTGGCGACCGTTTTGAGAAGTCTGTTTGCAGTGCTGGGCTCCGTGATGCTGATCACTCTTCTTTACACCATCTTCACCGACGGCCTTCCTTTCCGCCTCGATCTCCTTACTcc GTGGATGGCTGCAACCTTGGTTGATTTCTATATCAATATTGTGCCTATAGCG GCTTGGTTTTTCTACAAGGAATCAAACTGGATTAGTGCAGCACTGTGGATAATACTGCTAGCATGTTTTGGAAG tttgacTACATGCGGCTACATCCTTCTGCACTTGATGAAGCTTTCTACGAAAGAATCAGAAGATCCGATTTACTATGTTCTGTTGGGCCATTCAAACAA GTATGGTGTGGTAAATAAGCACAAGCACTCCCCTGTTCTGATTGCCAGAGTTCTATTTAGTGCTTTGGGGCTTTTGATGCTGGGAACTCTTCTATACACTCTGTTTACAGATGGTTCTCCTTTTCGCAGAGAGCTTTTTACTCC GTGGATGATGGCAACTCTAATTGACTTTTATATCAATGTTACAGCTCTTTCA GTTTGGGTTGCTTACAAAGAATCAAGCTGGATTTCTGCAGTAGTCTGGATAGTTTTATTGATATGTTTTGGCAG CATTACCACGTGTGTCTATATCATCCTTCAGCTGTGGCAGCTGACATCCCAAGATCCAATCTACCTCGTTTTGTTTAAAAGTGGTGACAG GGCAGAAAGCAGGTGTGAGGGGGTTTTGATCTGA